The DNA window ACTCCAGGCTCGGGCGAGGAAAAGATGAAGAAGGTAACGGATTTAGAAAAGAAACAAGTTGCTTATGATAAAGTCCAAGCTAAACATGACGAGCATCAGCAGTATGAATACATGATCAATCAGGGTATGGATCTGGGCGCTGAAGGGCAAGCTCGTTATGAAGCAACTACGCTATCGGCTGAGGAGCAAGAAATTTTGAAGAGTGGTTCCTTAACGCCTGAGGAAAAGAAGGTGCTAGATAATGATCCGCGTAAAAATGTGATTTATCAGCAGTTAATCGGCGCCGATAATGCCGTCAAAACACTTTCCGATGAAGAATATGTGGCCAATAACGGTATCTCCCTAAAGAATAAGGTTGCTAGCGGCGCAGTAACAGGCAAGGATACTACCTATCATGAATTTGGTCATGCCTTAATAGAAAAGAATGATCCGACAGGGCAGGTGCAAAAAGATTTTTGGAATAGCTTAACGCATGATGATCAAGCAAAGGCTAAGCAGCACATTGAGCAAACACGCGGTAAAGCTAACTTTGCTAAGATGAACGAGCAAGACATTGCTAAGGAGTACTTTAATGATGCTTTGGTGAATGAAACCAAACCCGGTGGCCCGGCCACTGATCAACCGCGATTACCCGAAAGTATGAGGAAGAGAATTGAAGTAGGTACTAGTACTGTGCCAATGGCTGAAAAGGCCAAGAGTTTCTTGGAGCGACGAGCTGAAAAAAATGACTATAAGCAAGAACAAAAGAAGGCTAGTAATTATGACGCCGAGCAACATGAAAAAGAGAAAGCTAAATATTATGATAAGGTTGAGCAAATAAATAAAGTACGGTCGGAACAACAGCAAACCAATGTGACAAGTGCTAAGAAAGTGACTGATTATAATGACAATAGTCGTGGTGCCTCGGCCATTGCCTCGGCCCTGCGAACTGACAAGAGTATCAATCCTAACGATTTGCTGGGCATTCAAGGATTAGAAAAGATTAAAGGAATATTGAAAAATAGCGGTGCTGTTAGTAATGATTTGAATTTAGAATCTGTCGCTCAAGAGTTACAAGAAAGCATTAAAGCCAAATCCGAGAGTGCCGGCGGTCAGCTGACTGGGCAAGATGCTTTTAAAGATCTGTTAAAGCAAAGTAGTGATTATGCAAAATTTGCCGCAGATGAGGTTAAAGTTAATCAACTGTCAAACCAGGATTATGATAAAGAGATTAGTAGTCTTTCAGCTAAGGCAGCTAAGGATAAAACAAAATTGGATAGTCAGGCGCAAATGAACAAAACTTTTCAGTCTCAACAGCAAACCGAATCGACAGCTGCCGAAGAAAAGAAAGAAACTAGGGCCAGCACCAAATCCGACACTAAGGGTAGTACCCCAGAGATTAATATTGATTTGAGTGGCACGGAAAAAGGACTTGAGGATATTAAAAATGCCACTAAGGATTTAGGTAAAGACACTACGGGCATGGGCAAGGACATAGCTGACAGTATTAGACGTGGCAGTGAGACAACGGCTAGAAGTCAGAATACGAGAAACTTTGTGGATTTTATGCGCGATAAGAAATTAAATAAGAAGATGGATCAAATCAATAAGAATAGTCAGACTGATAAAACGAAAGATAAAAAGTAATTCAGAGAACTAAGTTTATGCAAGACCAAGAAGCAATTAAAAATTTTTTTAAGCAGCCAACGGTTAAATCAGCGCTGGTGCTTTTAACATTACGCTATCATTTGTCCGTAACTGAATTGTTGCAGTTAATCCTCAGTGACACATTGGATTGGATGGAAGTTGCTGACTTTTTGCAAACAGAATATGGCGTTGCGCCAGTTGAAGCGCAAGAATTGCAAGAAAAGATGAGAGAAAATTTCCAAGCTAACTTCTTATTGTTTCTTGAAGATCAGGACGAATTTTTAAATAATTATACTAATGAAGCAGTGGCGTCTGATGAACAGATAGAAAAAATGATTGTCGCTGAGGAACGAAAATTGAACAAAGAAAAATGGTTGAATTTTATCCAGAGTAGTGAATTCTCTAAAAACATAGCTGATTTAGAACGAGCAGCTGGTCAAAATTGGCCGGCCATTTATGATTATTTATGGAGCAATTTGGGACTAAATAAAACGCCGGAAGTTATTATTATTTTGTACTACTTAGCAAGTAAGGATAAATTATCTGCACTTTGGCAGGACGATCATCGTTTTCATGGTATTTTGCAAAAACAGCTTTCCTTTTCTTATAGTGCTGGTGTGGTCAGAAAGCTGATGCAGGAAAAAATTAACTGTCCAATTTTAGCGCAAGCACTCAGAATGGTTTTGGTAGATAAGTTAGAACTTAATAAGCACGAAGGGGCAATGTTGGCGCTGTCGATTACTAATAGTTTGCCAATTAGTATTAAGAGACAATATGTACCAATGGTTTATTGGGATGAAACTGCTGGAGAGTGGCAATGGACTCAGTTTATTATTAATCAAGATGGTGGTGTAACTATCCAAACTTAGATAAGCCAAGTTATTTATTTGTCATATTTAACAAGTTTAGTAGACTCGTTTTTTTTATATAATTCAGCAGTGTTAGTTAGGTAATGACAGACGTTTGTTGGGCTTAGCGCTCGGGCTCTGGCTACACAAAGCCTTTGTCACTTCGACGATCCAAGCCCCCCGTCCAGCCTTTCGCGAAAAGCTGGACAAGCGAAGGGCTGGAGAGGAGAAGTCTCTCGCGCATGCGAGAAAATGTTGTGTGCTTTCCCCGCCCCGTTTTACGGAGCGAGGTAGGTCACCAGCGATTGTTTGTAGTTGTCTGCATTGTACTGAATAACTAACGCTCACCACTCGCATCCTGCCTAGTGGCAGTCGCGAGAGATTTCTCCCCAGCCTTTCGCGAAAGGCTGGATCGAAATGATTAGACGGAACAGGCAAAAGGAAAAGGAGAAAAATATTATTAAATAACAATTGACACTGAATCGTCGAAGTGACAAATGGGACGTGGTTCATCCGCTTTGTCAAACGGGGCGGATTATCGTCTCTCGGTATATAGTTTTATATTGTTCGACGATAAAAAAACAGAGTTAGTATAAATAACCCTGCTTTTTTTGAATAATAATTTAGACTCTTTCGCCGTATTCGCCAGTTTCGGTATTTACTCGGATGACATCGCCCTCGTTAATAAATAGCGGCGCTTTGATCTGGGCGCCAGATTCTAGGGTAATCATTTTAGATGCTGAGCCAGCCGTATCACCACGAATGCCTGGTGGTGCTTCAGTAACTCTGAGCTCCACTTTGTTTGGTAGTTTGATTGATACCGGTCGATTATTAAAAATCATAGTATCAACAGTCAAACCGTCTTTTAAGAAGTTGGCCGCAAAACCGATTTCCTCGCTGGTCAATTCAAACTGTTCAAAACTTTCATTGTTCATAAAAAAATAAGTATCTTGATCGCGATAGAGAAAGTTAGCTTTTTGTCTTTGCAAGTCAGCTTCGTTGACGCGATCGCTACCACTGAAAGTTTTTTCTAGTACCTGACCGGTCATTAGATTTTTTAGTTTGGTGCGTAAGTTAGCTCCACCGCGTCCCACTTTGATGTGTTGCGTTAGGACCACTTGGTATGGCTGATTATTAATATCAACCATCACGCCCAGTTTTATTTCGCTCATTGACAACATAATAGTATTTTATCAGGAGTTAATAAAATTAGTAACTAACTAATAAGTAGTAAGTTGCTATTTTGAGGTATAGGGGAGTAAAGACAGATAGCGAGCTCTTTTCACGGCTTGCGCTAATTGTCTTTGATGAGGAGAGCAGACGCCACTACGTTGACGTGGGGCGATTTTGCCATAGGAAGATAAAAATTTTTGAATGATTTGAATATTTTTATAGTCAACCTCTTTGATAGCATTAGTACAAAAATAGCAGTATTTTTTAATTGGTTTAGCATTGTTGGCTTTGTTCATTGTTTTCATGATGGTGATGATAGTTTAAAAAGGTATGTCCTCAACATTGATTTCTTCGTCAAGGTTGTTATCGGCGGGCGCTGCTGGTTCTTCCTCAGTAGTAGCGCTACCAGCGCCACTGCCTTTGGAGTCGAGCATGATTAAATTTTCTAAGACAACTTCTGTGCGGTATTTTTTAACACCACTTTGATCTTCCCAACTTCTTGTTTGTAAGCGTCCTTCCACATAAAGACGACTGCCTTTATGTAAATACTTTTGACAAATTTCCGCTAATTTACGCCAGGCAATAACATTGTGAAATTCACTGCGCTCTTGGCGTTGGCCACTTTTGTCACTCCAAGAAAAATTGGTAGCAATAGAAAGATTGGCATTTTGTTCACCACTCGTTGTTGTTCTAATTTCTGGATCCCGAGTGAGACGGCCGATAATCATTACTTTGTTGAGGTCCATAAGGATGAAATTAATTTGTTAGATGAAGTTTATTAGTTATTTGATAAGATCATCAGATTCCAAAATGCGATCTAATTTCTCATCGAGGTCTTCTAAACTTACTTTTTGTGTTACCTTCTCCGGTTTGCTCTCTTCCTCAATTTCTTTATCAATGGAAGCTCGGGCTCGGTCTTGGTGTTCTTTTTCCTCGTTGGTTAACTCTTTTTTAATCGTTAACAAAAAGCGCAACACATTATTGTTGAGTTTTAATTGTTCATCGATTTTACTAACGAAGGAAGGCTCGACATTAAATTCCACCACTTCATAATAGCCGTGGCGAACTTTATTAATTAAGTAAGCTAACTTTTTTTTGCCTAACGATTGGCGGTCAGTGATCAGAGCGGAGTTTTTTTCCAAGAGATCAATAATCTCTTTTTTTGTTTGCTCATGCTCATTTTCTGGTACTGCCGTAGAAATAATATAGGTTAGTTCGTAATGTTTTTTGTCCATTTGATTTAATCTCACCTTGCAGCGACCAATTTTCCCACAAGGGCTATTGTGCCAAAGATTGCCCGTAGGCAAGCCAGATGGTTCAATAGCATGGATAAGATTATTTAATAAGTAGGCTGAGTTTAGCACGATAATTATCTTTTGGCAATGACTCAACTCCCGGTGTTGGCAACTCCCGGTGTTGAAAGTCCCATATTATTGCGAGAAACTCCATTAAATTGTATAATAAAGCAGTCCTAAGAACAAGAAAGACTATTTTCTGACATTATAATATTATGGGTTTATTTAGTAATTTGTTTAACAAAAAGATATCTTATTTGGGTATTGATATTGGACCAGCGCGGATTAAATTAATTCAGTTGGGCTTTACCGGCAAGAGTGTTAACCTGGAATCTTTTGGTTATATTGATTTAGTTAATGATTTTATTCACGATGAAAGTGCGGAACAGCAACAAAAAGTTGTGCAAGCATTAAAGAGTTTAGTAACCCAAAGCCGAGCTAATTGTTCCACGGTCATCGCTTCCTTACCAACTTATGCTGCTTTTATTTCTGTGATCAATATTCCCAAAGTCGCAGCAGAGGATATTCCCGCCGCTGTTGGTCGGGAGGTACAAAAATATATTCCCTGGCAGCTTGATCAAGTCGCCCTGAGTTGGCAAATAGCGCAGGAGCATTCGGTAGGGGTCAGCAAAATTAAAGATGTGAATATTGATAGTCGGGGTAAGTATAGTAAAATCGAAAGTAAACAAACGGATTTTTATCGCATACTAGCAACGGCGATACCAAAGAATTTGATTAATCGTTATGCCGCAACTTTTCAAGCAGCTGGTTTGAAATTGGTAGAGATTGAAACTGAGGCTTTTGCTTTGTCTCGTAGCTTGACGTTAGCAGCTAACAAATTGACTATGGTTATTGACCTTGGCGCTTTAAGCTCGGATCTATATTTATTAGATGGTAATTTACCCGTTCTTAGTCGTAGTATTAATGTTGGTGGCACCACTATTACCAAATCCATCGCTGATAACCTGGGAGTTAGTTGGGATCAGGCAGAGCAATTTAAAATTGATTTTGGTTTAAACAGTACCAATCAACAATCCTTACCACCAGCAGTAATGGAGACATTAAATCCTTTGATTACTGAGATAAAATACGTTTTAGATCTTTATCAAGGTCAGTCAGATAAAAAAATTGAACATATTTTATTAACCGGTGGCTCCGCTTATTTAGCCAATCTCACTGCCTATTTAATGGAGATAGTTCCCTTGCCGGTATATGTAGCCAATCCCTGGGAAAAGATGATTTACCGGTCAGATCTGAAGGCGATACTGGAAAAAATGGGTCCGACGATGGCGGTAGCTGTCGGCTTAGCATTGAAAGACGGTCATTAAGATGGTAAAAAATGCTAAGAAAAAAATTCTTTTGATTGAAGATGACGCTTTTTTGGCGAAGATGTATCAAACCAAATTAACCAAGAGCGGCTATCAGGTTATAGTAGCTTTAGATGGTAAGAGTGGCTATCAAAAGATTGTCCGCCAGCGACCAGATTTAATACTGTTGGATTTAGTCTTGCCGGTTATGTCTGGTCAAGAGATTCTGATGAAAATTTGTCAGCAACCCGAGCTGCAAAAAATTCCGGTTTTGGTTTTAACCAATGTCAGTCAGCCAGAAGCAATTCGGGATGTCTGGCGGTATCAGGTAAAAGAGTATATGATTAAATCACAGCTTAATCCCAGTGATATTATCAAAATTATCAATAATTATTTATAAAAAAATATGGAAGAAAAAAGATATTTTACTCTGCTGCAACTACTAATATTTATTACCTTGATTCTTGGTGTGGCTGTTATTTTTACTCTAACTCTTTTCTCGGCTTACAGTAAGAGTCGTGACGTTAAACGCGTTTCCGATATTCGCCAGATGCAAGCAGCTTTAAATATGTATTTCCTTGATGTCGGGCAATATCCTTTACAGTTGGCGGACAATTTTAATCTAAGTAGTGTTAAATTTTTGTCCACGGGCAACGAAGCAGGATTTGGCAACGAAGCAGTTGGTATGACACTGATGTCACCACTACCATCTGATCCGAAAAATACCCGTTCCTATATTTATCGTTCCAGTGGTGATGGTTCGCGTTATTTTATTAAGTTTGTTTTGGAAAATAATAATGACGAATGGCAATGTCAAAAAGACAATTATTGTTATGCCAGTGAATTGGAGATTAGTGGTCAGCAACCCAGTTGGTAAGGGTTAGTATAAATTTTTGGGAAACAGCTCAGCGTTGGATAAACTTGAGCTGTTTTTTATCGTCGAACAATACTCTGGTTTTCACCAGAGTGACAGTGATAAAAGTGAGACGATAACAAGCGAATGTTGAGCCTGGTGCTCTGTGCTCTAGCCACCCAAAGCCTCAGTCATTTCGATCCAGCCTTTCGCGAAAGGCTGGGGAGAAATCCCTCGCGACTGCTACCCCGCTTCCGCTGAAGTTCCAGCGAGGCGAGCAGGCAGGATGCGAGTAATAAAAGTTAATACCCGCCCTATACGATGTACACTACTACAAAAAATGATCGGCGATTTACTCCTTCAAAGAAAGCGATCCACTCCGCCGCTCGCTGCGCAAGCGCTAGCGTAGCGAGTCGTCGGTAGATGTAGGAAACGATATTACTAAAGAAAGAACGTTGACCGCTCAGACAAGCTGAGAGACTCCTCTTCTCCAGCCCTTCGCTTGTCCAGCTTTTCGCGAAAGGCTGGACGGGGAGCTTGGATCGTCGAAGTGACAAATGGGTAGTGGCGTAGCTACCAGGGAAGCGGATTGATAATGGTGTCAGGAAAAAAGAGTAATAATGCCGTGATTTGTAGTTTGAGAACAGCAAGAGATAACTACTTAAAAAAGACGGTGATAAATGTTATAATAGCTTTATGTTACTCAACATTTTTCTTTATTTTTTTCTGTTTATCCTCGGAGCATCACTGGGTAGTTTTATTAATGTTATAGTTAGTCGGACAGCTAAGGAAGAAAAAATTGTGAGTACCAAATCACACAGTGATTGTTGTGGTGTATTATTAAAACCATGGGAGTTAATTCCGATTTTCAGTTATCTATGGCAAAGAGGAAAATGTCGCTCTTGTCGGCACCGGATTAGCTCTGAACACTTA is part of the Candidatus Komeilibacteria bacterium CG_4_10_14_0_2_um_filter_37_10 genome and encodes:
- the efp gene encoding elongation factor P, with the translated sequence MLSMSEIKLGVMVDINNQPYQVVLTQHIKVGRGGANLRTKLKNLMTGQVLEKTFSGSDRVNEADLQRQKANFLYRDQDTYFFMNNESFEQFELTSEEIGFAANFLKDGLTVDTMIFNNRPVSIKLPNKVELRVTEAPPGIRGDTAGSASKMITLESGAQIKAPLFINEGDVIRVNTETGEYGERV
- the rpsR gene encoding 30S ribosomal protein S18; this translates as MKTMNKANNAKPIKKYCYFCTNAIKEVDYKNIQIIQKFLSSYGKIAPRQRSGVCSPHQRQLAQAVKRARYLSLLPYTSK
- a CDS encoding single-stranded DNA-binding protein: MDLNKVMIIGRLTRDPEIRTTTSGEQNANLSIATNFSWSDKSGQRQERSEFHNVIAWRKLAEICQKYLHKGSRLYVEGRLQTRSWEDQSGVKKYRTEVVLENLIMLDSKGSGAGSATTEEEPAAPADNNLDEEINVEDIPF
- the rpsF gene encoding 30S ribosomal protein S6 → MLNSAYLLNNLIHAIEPSGLPTGNLWHNSPCGKIGRCKVRLNQMDKKHYELTYIISTAVPENEHEQTKKEIIDLLEKNSALITDRQSLGKKKLAYLINKVRHGYYEVVEFNVEPSFVSKIDEQLKLNNNVLRFLLTIKKELTNEEKEHQDRARASIDKEIEEESKPEKVTQKVSLEDLDEKLDRILESDDLIK
- a CDS encoding response regulator, with amino-acid sequence MVKNAKKKILLIEDDAFLAKMYQTKLTKSGYQVIVALDGKSGYQKIVRQRPDLILLDLVLPVMSGQEILMKICQQPELQKIPVLVLTNVSQPEAIRDVWRYQVKEYMIKSQLNPSDIIKIINNYL